The Sinomicrobium kalidii region CGTAATTTATTTTCAGAAATTCCCCTTACTACTGCAACGCGATTGACCTGGACCAGGGCAGCTTTTTTGGAAATATGAGGGTCTAGCCCCGAACCGGAAGCGGTAACAAGGTCTACCGGAATGTCCTTTTTAGCCAGCCCGGGATGGTATTTTACCAGGGTATCTATCCTGTTTTTCACCAGTTCGAGATATTCGGGGTTCGCAGGCCCGTAGTTAGATCCTCCCGTAGAAGAGGCATCGTAATCCACTGCGGACGAGCGGCCCCAGAAATATCGGTTGCTGTGAAACTGCTGGCCGATATTTTCAAATCCCACCAGCTTTTTCCCCTTATAGATAGGATTGCCCTGAGCACCGTCCGGAGCGAGAACAGTACCCAGCCCCACCATGGCAAGCGGATACCCGATACCGAAAAGCAGGAGTGTCAAAAAGCTTAAACCGAAAATGGTTCTTAGTGTTTTCATTTTTTTATATTTTACAAGAATAGATTAACAATAACATCGATAAATTTTATCCCTATAAACGGCAGGATAATGCCTCCCAGGCCATACACCAGCAGGTTCCTTGTCAACAGCTGGGATGCACCCATCGGGCGGTATTTGACACCGCGCAGGGCGAGTGGGATTAATGCTGGAATGATCACCGCATTAAAGATCACTGCAGACAGTATGGCCGATTCCGGGCTGGCCAGCCCCATAATGTTCAGTACGTTCAGTCCGGGAATACTTATGGCAAACAAGGCCGGGACTATGGCGAAATACTTGGCCACATCATTGGCGATGGAAAAGGTAGTGACATTTCCCCGTGTAATCAGTAGTTGTTTACCGATCTCTACCACTTCCAGCAGCTTGGTAGGGTCATTGTCCAGGTCCACCATGTTTGCGGCTTCCTTGGCGGCCTGCGTACCGCTGTTCATGGCGATCCCCACATCAGCCTGGGCCAGGGCCGGGGCGTCGTTGGTACCGTCGCCCATCATGGCCACCAGTTTACCGGCTTCCTGTTCTTTTTTGATGTACAAGAGCTTGTCTTCCGGTTTGGCCTCGGCGATAAAATCATCCACCCCGGCCTGTTTAGCTATATAAGCGGCGGTCAGGGGATTGTCCCCGGTAACCATGACCGTTTTCAATCCCATTTTCCGGAACCGGGCAAAGCGCTCCTGTATCCCGGGTTTAATAATGTCTTCCAGCTGGATAACCCCTACAGCTTTTTTATCTACTCCCAAAGCCAAAGGCGTCCCTCCCTTTTCTGCAATTTCCCTGACCTTGTCCTGGAGCTGGCAGAGTAACTCCGGTACTATGTCACACCATTTTTCAATAGCGTCCCAGGCACCTTTCCGTATTTGTCGTCCGTCCTTGAGGTCTACACCGCTCATCCGGGTCTCGGCGGAGAATTTTACGAATTCGTCAACCTCAATATCTTTGAGATCATCGAGGAATACATCCGAGGCTCCGGCAAGTTCTATAATGGATTTCCCTTCCGGGGTGTTATCAGAAGCCGAACTCATGGCACATAAACGGGCAAATTCGGTTTCGTCCGTACCATCCAGGGAATAGAAATGAGTAGCTTTACGGTTTCCTATGGTAATGGTCCCGGTCTTGTCCAGCAGCAATACATCGATATCCCCCGCCGTTTCTACGGCCTTACCCGATTTGGCAATGATATTGGCAGACAGGGCCCTGTCCATACCCGCAATTCCGATGGCAGAAAGCAGTCCTCCGATCGTTGTCGGTATCAGGCATACGAACAGGGATACCAATGCGGCAACAGATAACAAGGTATTGCTGTAAGCCGCAAATGGCTGCAAGGTTACGGTAACGATCAGAAATACCACGGTAAAACTGGCCAGAAGTA contains the following coding sequences:
- the kdpC gene encoding potassium-transporting ATPase subunit KdpC; protein product: MKTLRTIFGLSFLTLLLFGIGYPLAMVGLGTVLAPDGAQGNPIYKGKKLVGFENIGQQFHSNRYFWGRSSAVDYDASSTGGSNYGPANPEYLELVKNRIDTLVKYHPGLAKKDIPVDLVTASGSGLDPHISKKAALVQVNRVAVVRGISENKLRELIESHTESSFLGGPANYVNVLKLNMALDELGN
- the kdpB gene encoding potassium-transporting ATPase subunit KdpB, producing MNSKSKILNKNILKSAWRESFVKLRPASMMKNPVMFTVEIGTLVMIAVTCISLFVQNGSVGSFGYNLAITLILVITLLFANLAEAIAEARGKAQANALKKTRTNTMAKRLLVDGTVKMVNAAELRKNDIFIAEADDVIAADGEITEGFASIDESAITGESAPVIREAETDHNSVIGGTKVLSDTIKIKVTSEPGESFLDKMIALVEGANRQKTPNEIALTILLASFTVVFLIVTVTLQPFAAYSNTLLSVAALVSLFVCLIPTTIGGLLSAIGIAGMDRALSANIIAKSGKAVETAGDIDVLLLDKTGTITIGNRKATHFYSLDGTDETEFARLCAMSSASDNTPEGKSIIELAGASDVFLDDLKDIEVDEFVKFSAETRMSGVDLKDGRQIRKGAWDAIEKWCDIVPELLCQLQDKVREIAEKGGTPLALGVDKKAVGVIQLEDIIKPGIQERFARFRKMGLKTVMVTGDNPLTAAYIAKQAGVDDFIAEAKPEDKLLYIKKEQEAGKLVAMMGDGTNDAPALAQADVGIAMNSGTQAAKEAANMVDLDNDPTKLLEVVEIGKQLLITRGNVTTFSIANDVAKYFAIVPALFAISIPGLNVLNIMGLASPESAILSAVIFNAVIIPALIPLALRGVKYRPMGASQLLTRNLLVYGLGGIILPFIGIKFIDVIVNLFL